The genomic stretch AGGCCACgcgtgcagggctgggggccagTCCACGCTCACTCCCAAACCTCTGTCCAGATGGCTCCCCGATGCAGGGGGGGGGCCGCTGCCGGCCTCAGGATGAGCTCTCCTACCTGCTTGTTGGTGTATTTCTGGGGATTGGTGCGGTAGCTGTAGTCCGAGTACTGCTCGGAGCCCGTTGAGTTGTTGTCCCCGGTGCCAACAAAGGTGTTGGTGGCCGGCAGGTCCTGCACCACTTGGTGCTTCTTGGAGGCAGAAGGCGACTGAGGCTGCAGCTGGATGGAGGGCAGCGGCGAGTTGGAGCGGTAATGGCGACCCAGGTCTGGGCTGCCTGGTGGGTAGTTGAGAGGCAGGTGGATTCGGGGGCTGTCGCTGACAGAGTCGTTCATGAGGTTGAACTTGAGCGATTTCTGCAGCCCcgtctcctcctcatcctccgTGGGCTTGGGTGGCTTCGGAGACTTGCTCTTCTTCACCTTGCTCTTGCTCTTACCACTCTTGCTGGCCTGCTTGGGTGCATACAGGTCCTTGGTCTCCTTCTTGCCTGCCTGGTAGCCACTCTTGGCCTCCCGCTGCCGGCAGTAGCGCACCAGGACAACCAGCACGATGACCAGGGTGACGGCCACGATGCCAGCAATGACTCCAAAGAGGATGTTGCTTCGCTGCTTGCTGCGCTCATATTCAGGGTCCCCGGCGATGTCTATGTCGAGCGGTGTATCCAGGCTGTGCCCCACCAGCGTGTCCAGCAGCGTGCGGTTGGCTAGCGTCTCATTGACGTAGAAGTGCACCagggccgtgccgtgccgtgaGGGCTTGCCCTTGTCATTGACACGCACTACCAAGCGGTGCAGGCCATGGTGCTTGCGGAGGATCTCCTTCTCCAAGGTGATGTCTCCACTGTGCGGGGAGATCTGGAAGAGCTCGAAGGGGTTGCCTCCTGTGATGCTGTAGGTCAGCTCTGCATTGACACCGGAGTCAATGTCCTCCGCCTTGACCTTGCTCACCTGCTGGCCAGGGCTGGTGTGGGGCAGGATGTGTTTGTAGGTGGCATTGGAGGGTGAAGTGATGAAGGGGGCATTATCGTTCTCATCCAAGACGTTGATGGTCACCCCCACATAGGCAGACCTGGGAGGATCCCCACTGTCCACTGCCTTGAGTCGGAAAGTGTACGTGCTCTGCTGCTCCCGGTCAAAAGAGATGCTGGAGAGGATGGTGCCGGTGCCATTCTGGATGACAAAATCCCCATTGTCTTGCTCCACCGACAGCTGGATGCGGGCGTTTTCTCCTTTGTCAGCATCGATCACCGTCACCATGCCCACAGGGCTGAGGGGCGGCATGTTCTCCATCACCGAGAAGTTGTAGCCGCTCAACATGAACTTGGGGTCGTTGTCATTCCTATCCATGACGTTGATGGCCACAGATGCTGTGCCCTtgaggctggggctgcccttgTCTGCCGCCACCACCAAGAACTCGTAGCGTTCCCGCTGCTCTCGGTCCAGCACTGCCTTCACCCGGATCTCTCCGGAGTCGGGGTCAATGGTGAAGGAGCCCTTGGAGGAGGGGTCTGTCACCAGGGAGTAAACCAGCTTGGCATTGGAGCCACTGTCAGCATCGCTGGCACTCACCTCCATCACCAGATCGTCGGGCTCATTGTTCTCAGGGAAGGCCACCTCGGTGAAGCTCTGGCTGAAGACAGGCGCGTTGTCATTCACGTCCACTACTTGCACCTTCAAAGAGTTGGTGCTGGAGAGGGGCGGGTTCCCCGAGTCCACCGCCACAATCTCAATAGTGTACTCCTTCACCGACTCGTAGTCCAGTGGCGTGGTGGTCTGTaggaagtatttctttttgGTGTCACTCCCTGTTTCACTAGCCTGCCGCAGCTGGAATGGGACATCACCAGCCACCACACAGGTCACCACAGCATTTTCACCCTCATCTCGGTCGGACACCTGCACCAGAGCCACTGCTGTCTCTACTGGCACATCCTCCGAGATGTTTGCCATGCCATCCTGGTGGGTGACGAGCCCAATACCTCGGATTTCTATGGAGGGCGCGTTGTCGTTCATGTCCTTGATGGTGACCACCACCTGGGTGCGGGCACTCTTTGGGTTGGCCCCCTTGTCCTTGGCCATGACAGAGAACTTGAGGATGTTGACATCCTCGCGGTCGATGGGTCCCTGCACGGTGATGAGCCCCGTGGTGCGGTCCAGGCGCAGCAGCCGGCGCACCATGTCTGAGGCTTGGTGGAAGGAGTAGTCAATTTCGGCGTTGGCGCCCTGGTCCGAGTCGTTGGCCTTCACCTGTGGGATGGAGGGAGAAACGGTGAGCAAGAGGGCAAGCCAGTGCGAGCCCCTCCGCAAACCGCCGCGCTGCCCACTGCAGCCTCCTCTGGGGAtagctggggggaaaaaaacaggatttCCTCTTCTGGGGCCAAGGACTATGGGGCAAAGAGCCTGGGACTGTCAGAGCAGCTGGGAGCGGCCCTCCGGCACAGAggcttttctttgctcttccaGCAAAACCGGCTAGGCCGGTTGGCTGCGCTCCTCTCCCGGCCAGCTCCGGCACGCAGGGAATCCTCCGGGAACCCGTGCCTCTTCgacccaggcagcagcagcgcgGAGGGACGTCTCCAGCTGTGCCCGCTCTGCAAAACCCTCCCCAAAGGGGGGCTCAAGCAGCTGCCTGGCCGATGCGAGGATGAGGAGGATGGAGGCAAGGATGTGCGGAGCTGCAGCAGCGCCATCCCAGCATTCAGGGATTCAGCCAAGCGGGAACTGGGGCTGCCTGAGCTCTGCACAGCACCAGCCATCCCTGCCCACCCGTCAGGAGCTCTGCATTCACATAAACCTGCCTCTACGCCTATTATTTGCTTTCTAAAGAAGATGAGGTTTGTCTAACATTTGCCTCCCTAATCGGCTCTCCGAGCAGCCTCTTCTCTGCACCATTTGCTGCTCTGCCGTTATCTTGCTCAGCAGATTTGGATGGAGAACGAAAGTTGTTAAATGTAAATTCCACCTTTTACCTCCACTCACAAAAAAGGCGGAAGTCATTTTCCCCCTGAAAGATAAAAGCTGAGCAATGGCAGCAGTGGCGTCTCAGCCCATTCTCCTCCCGGCCGTGCAGCTCCCTTATCTGCTTCCAACTTCCATTCTCTtaacagtgaaaaatgaattCTTAAAAAATTCACATCAGAATTAGCAAGCAGATGAGAGCTGGCCGCGCTCCGCTTATTAAGATGGCAGCTGCAGATAAACAGATGTCGGCTACTATCATCTCAATGCCCCCTCCAAGCCAAATCCACTGAGATTCATCCCTTCGGGCTCCCCGGTCCAGTTTGCACCGCTGCCTGAGATGGGGCAGAACCCCTGGcccctgcagacagcaaggcaCCCCTGGAGTCATGGGCAGCCCCCCCAGACGGGCAGTAGGGACGCTGCCTGCCCCCCATCTCTTGTGCGAGCCTGAGTTTCCATGGAGCGGCCAAGGGAATGCAACTTATGAAAGGGTCTATGTCTTGTCTGCGGGCAGCATTGAGACAGGTCTGGCATGAAGCCAGGCTCCCCATGGACCTCAGGTCCCAGCCCTCCCCATAACCCAGAGCCTTTCTCCCACATACccgccagccctgctgctgcccctcaGTCGtgtcctgcagccccccctCTGGCTGCACTTTCCCGCGCATCCTTTCCAACCTCGTTTTAGCAGATGTGACATCCCAGGGACCTGCCTGCCTGATGGCCACAGGTGACACTGTGGGCTCCTATGGCTTACAACTCTTCTAGGCTCCCTCCTCCTTTGAAGAACCGTGGCAGCAAGCGGTTGTACAAATGCTCCCCaggctgtccctgctgcagccaggcaggaggggagctggggagaaGAAAGCCCCCGCACTCACCTGGAGGACAGAGTGCCCCACAGGGCTGTTTTCGGAGAGCTCCGCCTCATACAGGGCCTTCTCAAACTTGGGCGCGTTGTCATTCATGTCCAGGATGGTGATGCGAAGCAGGGCGCTGCTCGCCCGTGGCGGGTTGCCTCCGTCCTGCACCTTAATGGTCAGATCGTAGGAGTCCCACTGCTCCCGGTCCAGGTTCCCCATGACAATCAGCTGCGGCTGCTTCTCGTCCTGATCCTCCGCCACCTGCAGCCCGAAGAGCTCCTGCGCCTCCGGACCAGCCATCAGCTCATAGGAGGCAACGCCATTGGGGCCCGAGTCCCGGTCCATGGCtagggggatggggaagagcGTCCCAATGTTGGTGTTTTCAGGGATGGAGAGGGTGAGAACGGGCGAGGCGAAGTTGGGGGTGTTGTCATTGATATCAAGCACTTCTATCTGCCCCTCGAGCAGGCGTGGGCTGCTGCTCAAGATCAGGTCAGTGATGGACACTTCGAACTCCAGGAAGCAGGGCTGTCCAGGCAGGAGGTGCTGGCACTCACGCAAGCTCTCCCGGTCGATGGAGGTCTCTGTGGTGTAGATGTCCCCAGTCTTGCCATCCACACGTAGGTACGGGGCCCCCACTTCCAGCTTGTAGAGGTGCCCCACGTCTGGGAAGCCGTAGTCGGAGGCCAGGCTCCCTATGAGGGTGTTGGGGGGTTGTTCCTCCTGCACTTTGTAGACCACACGCGTCCCAGAGACTAGGGCAGGGAGCTGGAAGAGGAGCCACAGGCCCAGGCAGGATGCCAGTGGTTTCATCCTGCGCTGCAGGGGAGCTGCAAGGAGATACAGACACCAGAGGTTAGGCAGCCCCAGGCCCCCAGGACCGCTCAGCCCCAGCCCATTTCCCTGGCGTATCCTTTTGGGCGCAGCCCCTGTGCCATGCAGGACTGCACATGGTCCCAAAGCAGCCCCCCGAAGGGAAGAGGCTTCAGGGGCTCGCCTGGCAGAGCTGGCCCCAGCCATGGTCTCCTGGCAGCCTCCGCAAGCAAGTGCCCAGG from Buteo buteo chromosome 24, bButBut1.hap1.1, whole genome shotgun sequence encodes the following:
- the PCDH1 gene encoding protocadherin-1 — translated: MQTPLDQRAKGRHGAQRRPHPTPLQRRMKPLASCLGLWLLFQLPALVSGTRVVYKVQEEQPPNTLIGSLASDYGFPDVGHLYKLEVGAPYLRVDGKTGDIYTTETSIDRESLRECQHLLPGQPCFLEFEVSITDLILSSSPRLLEGQIEVLDINDNTPNFASPVLTLSIPENTNIGTLFPIPLAMDRDSGPNGVASYELMAGPEAQELFGLQVAEDQDEKQPQLIVMGNLDREQWDSYDLTIKVQDGGNPPRASSALLRITILDMNDNAPKFEKALYEAELSENSPVGHSVLQVKANDSDQGANAEIDYSFHQASDMVRRLLRLDRTTGLITVQGPIDREDVNILKFSVMAKDKGANPKSARTQVVVTIKDMNDNAPSIEIRGIGLVTHQDGMANISEDVPVETAVALVQVSDRDEGENAVVTCVVAGDVPFQLRQASETGSDTKKKYFLQTTTPLDYESVKEYTIEIVAVDSGNPPLSSTNSLKVQVVDVNDNAPVFSQSFTEVAFPENNEPDDLVMEVSASDADSGSNAKLVYSLVTDPSSKGSFTIDPDSGEIRVKAVLDREQRERYEFLVVAADKGSPSLKGTASVAINVMDRNDNDPKFMLSGYNFSVMENMPPLSPVGMVTVIDADKGENARIQLSVEQDNGDFVIQNGTGTILSSISFDREQQSTYTFRLKAVDSGDPPRSAYVGVTINVLDENDNAPFITSPSNATYKHILPHTSPGQQVSKVKAEDIDSGVNAELTYSITGGNPFELFQISPHSGDITLEKEILRKHHGLHRLVVRVNDKGKPSRHGTALVHFYVNETLANRTLLDTLVGHSLDTPLDIDIAGDPEYERSKQRSNILFGVIAGIVAVTLVIVLVVLVRYCRQREAKSGYQAGKKETKDLYAPKQASKSGKSKSKVKKSKSPKPPKPTEDEEETGLQKSLKFNLMNDSVSDSPRIHLPLNYPPGSPDLGRHYRSNSPLPSIQLQPQSPSASKKHQVVQDLPATNTFVGTGDNNSTGSEQYSDYSYRTNPQKYTNKQLPHRRVTFSAASQAQDLQDPSQHSYYDSGLEESETPSSKSSSGPRIGPLALPEDHYERTTPDGSIGEMEHPENDLRPLPDVAMTGTCTRECTEFGHSDTCWMPGQSSPSRRPKNALKLSTFVPYQDRGSQEQVGNGSPRLSEERSTKMANLRLLPTYSAFSNSSHEPCKDSPMEEIPLTQTSDFQPATTPSSQTTKREIYL